The following are from one region of the Lytechinus variegatus isolate NC3 chromosome 4, Lvar_3.0, whole genome shotgun sequence genome:
- the LOC121412693 gene encoding uncharacterized protein KIAA1958 homolog, which produces MRLGTRKMAASMERADPQFQLLSEQEIEELINGRTSESTKRTIKFGVVRLKNFADYTNTNLDGISVECLDGFLSRFYPSIRKGDGSQFSRRSIQAIRYAVQRHFLEKHEFDICDNAKFPRSNKVFKAVLVKLKKEGKGNVKHKPIISATDMERIQTSAQLDCSTPLGLQNKVFIDLMTYFCNRGRENLRSMKPSDFTVEFDENGRRFVSKRDDLTKNNREDVEESSNSGVMYEIPESESCPVRSFVLYISKLDSRCPFLWQRPKEKAPEDEGPWYSNSAVGVNILSNKMKEISRKAHCSKLYTNHCIRATCITSLDTAGFQSRDIMSVSGHRSESSLKHYSRTSESRKREMSKQLSENLYHRDNRDNASHASSSTSKPSQSDPERARSGLQSKKKCTERPSVRSSAPSEDSQCSQEICEIRYQRVSIQTQSQRQSSPQIISETTGSGTSTGGNQFNFTNCEVHIYTK; this is translated from the coding sequence ATGAGACTTGGGACAAGAAAAATGGCTGCCTCCATGGAAAGAGCTGACCCGCAATTCCAACTTCTTTCGGAGCAAGAAATTGAGGAACTGATCAATGGAAGGACTTCAGAAAGCACCAAAAGAACAATCAAGTTCGGCGTCGTACGACTGAAGAACTTTGCTGACTACACTAACACAAACTTGGATGGAATTTCAGTGGAATGTTTGGACGGTTTCTTGTCTAGATTCTATCCTTCGATACGCAAAGGAGATGGCTCGCAATTTTCAAGAAGATCTATCCAAGCTATCCGATACGCTGTGCAACGGCACTTTCTGGAAAAGCATGAATTTGATATTTGTGACAATGCCAAATTCCCAAGGAGTAACAAGGTCTTCAAAGCAGTACTGGTCAAGCTAAAGAAGGAGGGAAAAGGTAATGTAAAACACAAGCCAATAATTTCTGCTACTGATATGGAGAGAATCCAAACATCGGCTCAGTTGGATTGTTCTACTCCTCTCGGTCTGCAAAACAAGGTCTTTATCGACTTAATGACCTACTTTTGCAACAGAGGTCGTGAGAACCTTCGGTCGATGAAGCCATCTGATTTCACAgttgaatttgatgaaaatggacGACGATTTGTGTCAAAGCGTGATGACCTCACGAAGAATAATAGGGAGGATGTAGAAGAGAGTTCGAATTCTGGTGTTATGTATGAGATTCCTGAATCGGAGAGCTGCCCAGTAAGATCCTTTGTGTTATACATCTCTAAACTTGATTCAAGATGTCCATTTCTTTGGCAAAGACCAAAAGAAAAAGCCCCAGAAGACGAAGGACCATGGTACAGTAATTCTGCAGTAGGAGTGAACATTCTATCTAACAAGATGAAAGAGATCTCGAGGAAAGCACACTGTAGCAAGCTGTACACAAATCATTGTATCCGTGCGACATGCATTACTTCTCTTGATACCGCTGGGTTCCAGTCCCGAGATATAATGTCCGTAAGCGGACATCGAAGCGAGAGTTCACTGAAACATTACAGTAGAACAAGTGAATCCCGCAAACGTGAGATGTCGAAGCAGTTGTCGGAGAATCTTTACCATCGTGACAATCGAGACAATGCATCGCATGCTTCAAGTTCAACCTCCAAACCTTCGCAGTCTGATCCCGAACGTGCTAGATCTGGACTGCAGTCAAAGAAGAAATGTACTGAAAGGCCTAGCGTTAGATCTAGTGCACCTAGCGAAGATTCACAATGCAGCCAAGAGATATGTGAAATTCGATATCAGCGAGTGTCTATTCAAACTCAATCCCAGAGACAGAGTTCACCTCAAATCATCAGTGAAACTACTGGCAGTGGTACATCTACCGGTGGTAATCAGTTCAATTTCACGAACTGCGAGGTGCACATTTATACCAAATAA